One genomic segment of Desmodus rotundus isolate HL8 chromosome 5, HLdesRot8A.1, whole genome shotgun sequence includes these proteins:
- the LOC112315890 gene encoding LOW QUALITY PROTEIN: small ribosomal subunit protein eS4, X isoform-like (The sequence of the model RefSeq protein was modified relative to this genomic sequence to represent the inferred CDS: deleted 1 base in 1 codon; substituted 1 base at 1 genomic stop codon): protein MACGPKTHLQNVLAAPKHXMLDKLTGVFGPRPSTSPHKLRECLPLIIFLRNRHKYALTGNEVKNICMQWFIKIDGKVRTDITYPAGFMDEICIDKTRENVCLVYNTKGCFAVHRITPEEARCKLCKERKGTKVIPHLVTHDAHTICYPDPLIKVNDSIQIDLETGKITDFIKCDTGNLCMVTGGANLGKIGMITNRERHPGSFDVVYMKEANGKSFATWLCNIFVISKGNKPWVSLPHESVSTGIPFAEERDKRLVAKVVGEVNSCTSRHCKR from the exons ATGGCTTGTGGTCCCAAGACACATCTCCAAAATGTG CTAGCAGCTCCAAAGCATTGAATGCTGGATAAACTGACTGGTGTGTTTGGTCCTCGGCCATCTACCAGTCCCCACAAGCTGAGAGAATGTCTCCCTCTCATCATTTTCTTAAGGAACAGACATAAGTATGCACTAACAGGAAATGAAGTAAAGAATATTTGCATGCAGTGGTTCATTAAGATTGATGGCAAGGTCCGAACTGATATAACCTACCCTGCTGGTTTCATGGATGAGATCTGCATTGACAAGACCAGAGAGAATGTCTGTCTGGTCTACAACACCAAGGGTTGCTTTGCTGTTCATCGTATTACACCTGAGGAGGCCAGGTGCAAGTTGTGCAAGGAGAGGAAGGGCACAAAAGTAATCCCTCACCTGGTGACCCATGACGCTCATACCATCTGCTACCCAGACCCTCTCATCAAAGTCAACGACTCCATTCAGATTGATTTGGAGACTGGCAAAATTACTGATTTCATCAAGTGTGACACTGGTAACCTGTGTATGGTGACTGGAGGTGCTAACCTAGGAAAAATTGGCATGATAACCAACAGAGAAAGACACCCTGGTTCTTTTGATGTGGTTTACATGAAAGAAGCCAATGGCAAAAGCTTTGCCACCTGGCTCTGCAACATTTTTGTTATTAGCAAAGGCAACAAACCATGGGTTTCCCTGCCCCATGAAAGTGTATCCACAGGGATACCCTTTGCCgaagagagagacaagagacTGGTGGCCAAAGTAGTGGGTGAAGTAAACTCTTGTACATCACGTCACTGCAAACGCTGA